A window of the Henckelia pumila isolate YLH828 chromosome 3, ASM3356847v2, whole genome shotgun sequence genome harbors these coding sequences:
- the LOC140892559 gene encoding plant-specific TFIIB-related protein PTF2 has translation MESHGACKNCGKRTLVAEDVTGITVCTSCDVVQDFDNFQAHIGGVTGEAGTYVRVGTVGAGGTLNYKEKKNFEAQRLIMDVTFKLGLSESKANEVKLLAEKITEGEYGRGRWFDVFVGACAYVVMRKDDKMLPIVEVADIVDCDVFELGRMIGRVVDFVDLKLPEFDIVNCFERSIRSCSSFGQVSADIIGRMMQQGVFLVQCLIKWFVTTGRRPIPVVAAVLVFVGELNEVPVKIEDVANELHVVVGTCKKRYKELLERLVEVARVLPWGKDITVKNILKNAPFVIQYMEMKSSAICNGKRKSYEHVQCDMEGLLGDCLGEEIGNAICNSSSKDGNLQYFEQGHSSNLILESPDRFQISPECLSIIYSGFLDEVSLAKLSADRGIGNRRKAQRSYDFQICIDWWQGNSELSKKLVLMQIFGKDVGLDPTPPSFDKGSLAKQRRQEKIKNAKCRIHRIMNPSMSDSGCGKDLHVHEPEKTAKKRKKMQLDIDWEDLIIETLLLHNVEDEEIVNGHYNVLLALHVFDDGIARLSSRNCDIL, from the coding sequence ATGGAAAGTCATGGCGCCTGCAAGAATTGCGGGAAGAGAACTCTCGTCGCGGAGGATGTGACGGGAATTACGGTATGCACATCATGCGACGTTGTTCAAGATTTTGACAACTTTCAGGCGCACATTGGTGGCGTTACGGGCGAAGCTGGTACTTATGTGCGTGTTGGAACTGTGGGGGCTGGTGGTACTCTCAATTACAAggagaaaaaaaattttgaagccCAGAGATTGATTATGGATGTCACGTTCAAGTTAGGGCTTTCGGAATCGAAAGCAAATGAGGTTAAGCTTTTGGCGGAGAAAATTACGGAGGGTGAATATGGTCGAGGGAGGTGGTTCGATGTATTCGTGGGTGCTTGTGCTTATGTTGTGATGAGAAAGGATGACAAAATGTTGCCTATTGTCGAAGTGGCGGATATAGTAGACTGTGATGTTTTCGAATTGGGTCGAATGATTGGTCGTGTGGTTGATTTTGTTGATTTGAAGTTGCCTGAGTTTGATATTGTGAATTGTTTCGAACGTTCTATTAGGAGTTGTTCGAGTTTTGGCCAGGTTTCGGCTGATATTATTGGACGGATGATGCAGCAAGGAGTGTTCTTGGTGCAGTGTTTGATCAAGTGGTTTGTTACCACAGGAAGGAGACCAATTCCTGTGGTGGCGGCAGTCTTGGTGTTTGTTGGTGAATTGAATGAAGTTCCTGTAAAGATTGAGGATGTTGCAAACGAGCTGCATGTAGTGGTTGGTACGTGCAAAAAGAGGTACAAGGAACTTTTGGAACGACTTGTGGAAGTTGCGCGAGTTTTGCCTTGGGGGAAAGACATTACCGTGAAGAACATTTTGAAAAATGCTCCATTTGTCATCCAGTATATGGAGATGAAGTCTAGCGCGATATGCAATGGGAAAAGGAAGAGCTATGAGCATGTCCAGTGTGATATGGAAGGACTACTTGGCGACTGTTTGGGCGAGGAAATTGGAAATGCGATTTGTAATTCCTCCTCAAAAGATGGCAACTTGCAGTATTTTGAACAGGGCCATTCTTCGAATTTGATTCTTGAGTCTCCAGACAGATTTCAGATCTCTCCTGAATGTTTATCCATAATTTATTCTGGTTTCTTGGATGAGGTTTCTCTTGCCAAGCTCAGTGCAGATAGAGGCATCGGAAACAGAAGGAAAGCTCAAAGAAGttatgattttcaaatttgCATAGATTGGTGGCAAGGGAACTCTGAGCTGAGCAAGAAGCTCGTTCTAATGCAGATTTTTGGCAAGGATGTGGGATTGGACCCAACACCTCCATCTTTCGATAAGGGAAGTCTAGCCAAACAACGGAGacaagaaaaaattaaaaatgccAAGTGTCGTATACATAGAATCATGAATCCATCTATGTCTGACTCAGGTTGTGGGAAAGATCTTCATGTACACGAACCTGAGAAAACAGCTAAGAAGAGGAAAAAAATGCAACTAGATATTGATTGGGAAGATCTCATTATTGAAACCCTTCTTCTTCATAATGTAGAGGACGAGGAGATAGTGAATGGACATTACAATGTTTTGTTGGCTTTACACGTTTTTGACGATGGCATTGCCCGATTGTCTTCACGGAATTGTGATATCTTGTAA
- the LOC140892561 gene encoding senescence-specific cysteine protease SAG39-like, with amino-acid sequence MDGFTSFLLFRQESDTLLFYIQLSRMAVTPFLKVVFAVLIALEVCAFQAIARSTPDGHMAERHDEWMKQHERVYKDDAEKAKRFKIFQANLEYIESFNAAGTQTYKLAANQFADLTNQEFLASYTGYKKGSHSKTITDASFRYENVTSVPTSVDWTKKGAVTGVKNQGGCGSCWAFSAVAAMESIHQLKTGKLVTLSEQELVDCDRAGKDEGCEGGLMEEAFEFIIKNKGLTTEANYPYKGVDEDCDSKKAGSNVVDIKGYEKVPKNSESALLKAVANQPVSVAVDGSELQFYSSGILTGSCGTYLNHGIAAVGYGVSGDGTKYWLIKNSWGTAWGEKGYARMERDIEAQEGICGIAMDASYPTA; translated from the exons ATGGATGGATTCACATCATTTCTCCTTTTTCGTCAAGAATCAGATACATTGCTTTTCTATATTCAACTCTCAAGAATGGCCGTGACACCCTTCTTGAAGGTGGTTTTTGCTGTATTGATAGCATTGGAGGTGTGTGCTTTTCAAGCCATAGCTCGGTCTACTCCTGACGGACATATGGCTGAAAGACATGATGAATGGATGAAACAACATGAACGTGTGTATAAAGATGATGCCGAGAAGGCAAAAAGATTCAAAATATTCCAGGCGAATCTGGAATATATTGAATCTTTCAATGCAGCAGGGACTCAGACTTATAAGCTTGCTGCAAACCAGTTTGCTGATTTAACAAATCAGGAGTTTTTGGCATCCTACACAGGATACAAAAAGGGCTCTCACTCAAAGACAATCACGGATGCATCATTCAGATACGAGAACGTGACATCAGTACCGACGAGCGTTGACTGGACAAAGAAGGGAGCTGTCACTGGTGTCAAGAACCAAGGCGGTTGTG GAAGTTGCTGGGCTTTCTCAGCAGTTGCAGCCATGGAAAGCATCCACCAGCTCAAAACAGGAAAACTGGTTACCTTATCCGAACAAGAACTGGTGGATTGTGACAGAGCAGGCAAAGACGAAGGCTGTGAAGGTGGCTTAATGGAGGAGGCATTTGAGTTCATCATCAAAAACAAAGGACTCACTACGGAAGCAAACTATCCATACAAAGGAGTTGATGAAGATTGTGATTCGAAAAAAGCAGGCTCCAATGTTGTCGATATTAAAGGTTACGAAAAGGTCCCAAAAAACAGCGAGTCCGCATTGTTGAAAGCTGTTGCCAACCAACCAGTATCAGTTGCCGTGGACGGTAGCGAGCTCCAATTCTACTCGAGTGGAATTTTAACCGGATCTTGTGGAACTTACTTAAATCATGGTATTGCTGCAGTTGGTTATGGAGTATCCGGTGACGGAACCAAGTATTGGTTGATCAAGAATTCGTGGGGAACAGCATGGGGTGAGAAAGGATACGCTAGGATGGAAAGGGATATTGAAGCTCAAGAAGGGATATGTGGGATTGCCATGGACGCTAGTTATCCAACAGCTTAA